DNA sequence from the Asticcacaulis sp. AND118 genome:
CGCATCTGTCGCCCAACCGGGGATCAGTCCCCAGCGCGCCGTCATCAGGTTCGGCCCGGCGGTGATTATGGGATAGGCGAGGGTGGGTTTGACCACATTGACCAGCACTTCAGCGATGACCTCATCATCGATACCGAGGCTTTTCAGAAAGTCGCGCCATTCTTTCAGCGCCAGAAATTGTCCGCACATCCGTCAACTATAGAGGGGCGCTATCCGGAAACAAGACTGGCTCTCTGGCGCGTTTTTCGTTAGGACGGCGGCATGTCCGAGACCTTTACCCGCATCTATGACGGCGCAGAGCCTATCCGCCTCAACAAATGGCTGGCGCAATCGGGCGTCTGTTCGCGGCGCGAAGCCGATGCCTTCATCGCCGACGGGCTGGTCAGCGTCGATGGCGAGGTGGTGCTGGACGCCGGGCGCAAGGTCGAGGCGGGGCAGAGCGTCAGCTTTAATCCTGAAGCGCAGGCCTCGCTCGACGCCAAGCTGACCGTCGTCTATCACAAGCCGGTGGGCATCGTGTCGGGGCAGCCGGAAGCCGGCGAGACCCCGGCGGTGCGCATGATCCGCCGCCCCAACCACTGGGGGCAACTGACCCAGTGGCCCAATCAGGACTCGAAGCTCGCCCCGATCGGGCGGCTGGATAAGGATTCGCGGGGACTGCTGATTCTGTCCGAGGATGGCGTGCTGGCCAAGGCCATCATCGGCCCGGACAGCGAACTGGAAAAGGACTATACCGTCCACGTTCGGGGGCCGATCTTCGAGGCCAAGCTCAAATGGTTGCGGCACGGGCTGGAACTGGACGGGCGCAAGCTCAAGCCCGCCGTGGTCGAGCAGGTCGGCGCGCAGACCCTGCGCTTTGTACTTAGGGAAGGCCGCAACCGTCAGATCCGCCGCATGTGCGACATGTGCGAACTGCGCGTGGTCGATCTTTACCGCTCGCGCATCGGGCCGGTGGAGATCGGCGACCTGCCTGAAGGCCAGTGGCGACTGCTGACGCCGGAAGAGCGCACAGCTTTGCTCAGGGCCTGACATTCGTTTCGGGTGCAGGGGCGGTGCCCCTCCCGCCGGCGGCTCTTCCTACTTTGCTGTTCG
Encoded proteins:
- a CDS encoding pseudouridine synthase; the protein is MSETFTRIYDGAEPIRLNKWLAQSGVCSRREADAFIADGLVSVDGEVVLDAGRKVEAGQSVSFNPEAQASLDAKLTVVYHKPVGIVSGQPEAGETPAVRMIRRPNHWGQLTQWPNQDSKLAPIGRLDKDSRGLLILSEDGVLAKAIIGPDSELEKDYTVHVRGPIFEAKLKWLRHGLELDGRKLKPAVVEQVGAQTLRFVLREGRNRQIRRMCDMCELRVVDLYRSRIGPVEIGDLPEGQWRLLTPEERTALLRA